CGGATCCACAAGCCGTCAAGCCTTCCGGCGGGCTTCTCATCGGCAAAACTGCTCCTCTTTGGAAGAGCTATGCAGATTTTGTAAGACTCCGAGCTTAATAGGTCTGGGACTATCAAATCTGTCCCAAGGACGTCAGTGACGCACTGGAAAGCCGTGTCCAATCCTGCTATATCCATGCCAAAATTGCTTGGCCTCACCGGAAATTAGATAAGCAGGGTTTGTAAGCGTGTATTGGACTCAGAAGCGCATCTTTTGCCCCTCGGACCTCCTCGACGATCAGTTCTGACTACCATCGTCTCGTTGTCGAGCGTGATATCAGTTGCCGGTTATGGCCACCAAGGCCCCATCGACGAACGTTGCGTCTAAAGGTAAAACGATGAACCCCATGGAAAAGTATTCCCCAGCACGTCTCACCAACCAATTGTGGCAAGGTAGATTGTCCGAAATGTAAATCACGCCGAATTCAATGTGATAGGACCTTACCCAGTTGCCGAAAGTGCTTGCGGCGAAATTATGAATGTCCCGGCTATGGGTTAATTCTTCGATGGAAGAAAGGTGTCACCAGTGGAGGAAGTCACTCAAGAAGAGATGTACCTATTGACGGCGACTCCAGAGACCCAGTCCATGGGTATCCCCTTGCGCGACCAAACGAGGTTATGCCTCTGATATCAGTAGACCGTGGACCAAGTCCTCCACTTGATAGTTTTTCATGTCAATTGCTGCATCACTTCGACCAAAACATTGCAACGAAGCTCGCATGGGTAGACGGTCCAGAAAACCCATGGCGACAAATTATACTCCCCCTCTCCCATGCGTCGCCGATCGTTCGCTACTCCTTGCTGGCCATGTCGTCGGAAGACCTCACACATAAATATACAGTCGACCGGCCTTACTTTCATCACCTAAAAGCTCAGTCGCTCTATTACCGGGACAGAGTCTTGTCCCACTTACCACAACATCTAGAACGTCTCTTAAAGGCCCCCATTTCCTTAGATTGTGCGAATGAGGCCCGGTTCGTTCTGGCAacggttctccttctctacAATCTAGAACTGCTCTCGGCAAAGACGACACAATGGCGACTACATATCCAAGGTGCTCGAGCGATCATACAATGGAAGCTTCAGGCTATTGGGCTCCACCGACCTCCCGACGTTGCTGATAACTTTCTCCGTTACGAATACTACTTCACCGCCGTCTTCAACGGCTTAACCACGTTCGATGCCACCTACGATGTTATTGACGATATCCCAATCAACGACAAGATTGCCGTCTTTGGTGACTTTGTCCGGATCATGCACTGTGTCACCCGCGCCGAGCGAATCAACTTCAGCGGCAGTCCAAATACCGAAACGACGCGGGTGGAAGATGTCGTGGGCGAAATTGAAACGGCGAGAGACCGAGCGCTCCAGCTGAATCACATCATCCGGTTCCAATATCCCGACGCGCGGCATGACTTCGAACACCTGACTCACATGTATTATCATGCGAGTTTGATCTACAGTCACCGCGTGCTCTCCGATCCCGCTCCGTCCCAGGAGCTCATTCAGGCTTCTCGAGATGCTATTCTCGATCATCTATCGCATCTCATCGACCTGGCATATTTCGCCCACGACCTGGTTTGGCCATTATTTGTGTGTGGGACGGAGTGCCGGGGTTCCCCGGATAAGCAGGATACCATCGAACGGGCACTTTTAGGGGTAATTCGTCTCAGCGGTAGTCTGGATCGGCGACGATTCTTGTCATTTCTGAGGATGTTTTGGCAGCTGGACTGCGGAGATCGGGAGGTAAGTTGGATTGAAGTGGCCAGGAGTCGACCGGCAGACTGTAGTTTTATGATTATATGAACCGAACTTTGACTAAAAGAATACTACCAACCCCTCATTTCACCAATCTTTCTGCCTGGGGAATTCACCCCAGAGTCACCGGGTCTTCCCCCTATTCCCAAATAGGTGAACCGGGTGGCACAAACAGACTTTAGGCTAACGCTGAGTGGCGACTCAACACTGCCACCACTCCACCGATAGGGACACCGCCTactggaaggggaaggttTGTGGATTGCATAGAGTTAGGCGCCAATCTTATCTCGGAAGCGGCCGACCACGTTGGGAGATTTTAATTTCACGGAGGAGTGGAACTTGGCCGTTGGAGCCTTCGATTCGTATTCCCTCGTCTTAACTTCCCAGAACAGCCACTCAGCGTCTCCCTTcagatcatcttctttgttAGTAATAAATCACTCCTATTAATTTCCCTCTTTTTgacccttttttctttttctttttttttttttttttttttttttctaaaacATTTTCCGACATTCCTCCTGCACGtgctcttttttctttccgttttctcttttttcttcttttcccatcATCcctagaagaagaagggaaaaaatcCACGGCCCTTATGCGATTGATCCATAGCACCTCATTACGCCCAGCGCACCTAAATTGTTTATAGACTTCTAATCGACATCCACATTAAGAAG
The sequence above is a segment of the Aspergillus oryzae RIB40 DNA, chromosome 3 genome. Coding sequences within it:
- a CDS encoding uncharacterized protein (predicted protein); this translates as MRRRSVLSHLPQHLERLLKAPISLDCANEARFVLATVLLLYNLELLSAKTTQWRLHIQGARAIIQWKLQAIGLHRPPDVADNFLRYEYYFTAVFNGLTTFDATYDVIDDIPINDKIAVFGDFVRIMHCVTRAERINFSGSPNTETTRVEDVVGEIETARDRALQLNHIIRFQYPDARHDFEHLTHMYYHASLIYSHRVLSDPAPSQELIQASRDAILDHLSHLIDLAYFAHDLVWPLFVCGTECRGSPDKQDTIERALLGVIRLSGSLDRRRFLSFLRMFWQLDCGDRENTTNPSFHQSFCLGNSPQSHRVFPLFPNR